In Spirochaetota bacterium, the genomic stretch TTCCCATGGCGTCGGCCCGGTCCTTGAACGCGTAGAGCTTTTTTATCTGTTTTTCCGTGGCGGTTTCCGCGGCGAGTGCGGCCGCCTCGGAATCGATGATCCTGCGCACGGTCAGGAGTTCCCAGATCTTTCTGTGGTCGACGAGAATCATGCCCTCGATGGGAGAGCGGAGCGCGTTGTCCACGACCGATTTGACGTATTTCCCCTTCCTGCCCTGTGATTCTATGAAGCCCTTGGCCTCCAGTAGTTTCATCGCTTCCCTGAGCGATATCCTGCTGATGCCGAAACGCCTGGTCATTTCGAGTTCGGATGGAAGCCTGTCTCCGGGCTTAAGGACCCCGGTCGTGATAAGCTCCACCACCTGGGTTACGACCATGCTGGGTATATCCGGGGCTTTTTCAATCCGGTTTATCGTGATATCAACGCTTTTCGCTCGTTTTTCCATCGCGCTCTCCGTCGGACTTTTTTTATACGGATCAGCTCAGACGCGTCCGGCATCCGAAATATTCCGCAACTTTGTTGAAAAATATATTATTACAAAATTAGTGCAACGGTTAAGCGACAGGTCCGATCCTTTATAATACGGTATAATATATCTCAATCTGTACAATATACAACAAAAACAAAATAAACGAGTCAATTCTTTTGAATACCTTTGTTCGGGCGCGCGGGAAGCCCCTTTTTCTTTACGCTTCTCCCGTGATCGGCCGCGAAAGCGGCCCGCACGCTTGGAATGCTCCGGATACCGGACGCGCAAATCGGAATATCGCTCTTTATTTTCCGGTCCGATCGATTGTATGACGGGCACGGGACGTTCCGATTGTGCGACGGCAATGCGTATTGTAATTGTGTAATACTATATATATGCAATTATGTCAACTAAAAATATTATAGTATGTGTGTGGCCCATCGGACCTCCCATCTGGGCGCCGGACAGGCTAAAGTCGCCGAAATTGGCAGCACAGTCGATTCCGTACAAAAATAATATAAAGAAGAAAATATTTGACAAAAGCGATTGCCGGTAATAAAATACTCTCGGGTTTTGATGAGACTGAATGATGCGTAAAGGAGTGACGCGTCATTCCCCGGAACACATCATCGAGGGCGACATGGAGGTGGGTGCATGATGACGAGGATGAGAAGCGGACGGGCGATCGCAATGGTGATGCTGTTCTTTGTCGCTTTGGCGGCGCTGCCGGTCTACGCTTATTTGGGAAGGAGCATCGACTATATTCCGATCGAGGTTGAGACGATCTCCCGCTTTACCGAAGACAGGATTGCCTATCAGCAGTTTCAGACCGCGCCGAATCTGGGAAGAGATGATTCGCTCGCGAGCCTTTTGATAATAAAAGACAGGAAGATGTATCTTCTTAAAGACGGATTCGATGATCCCCGGATCGTGCGTGCGCAACAGTTAATTATCGAAAAGCAGAGCGCTATCTTAGGGGATGTCTGGGTCAATAAAATCAACGACAAGCCGGATTATATCCGCATCACCGAGCGCCGCATCGAACTCATGAAGAATTTCGGAGAGGAATTCGTCTCCAAGCAGTTCGGGCCGTTTTATATCTCGGTCCGTAACGCGTTTCTCAATAAGCACATCGCGACGTTCAGGCAATTGATGAACGACAGGGCCGAGTCAGGCCTTGTCGTTGAGCGCATCCCCCTTCAGGCGCCGATATATATCGGCGCTCCTAATGAACAGACGAAGTATGCCACCTACGTTATCGGGAAGACCATTGATGAAAGACTGTACTATGCCATCGACGCGGACGGGGACGGCGTAACCGAAACAT encodes the following:
- a CDS encoding FCD domain-containing protein, encoding MEKRAKSVDITINRIEKAPDIPSMVVTQVVELITTGVLKPGDRLPSELEMTRRFGISRISLREAMKLLEAKGFIESQGRKGKYVKSVVDNALRSPIEGMILVDHRKIWELLTVRRIIDSEAAALAAETATEKQIKKLYAFKDRADAMGIDKIILTKEGGKLYGEFYNDLYDATNNTIFSHMLKAISSIIRGVLPYSREKLSKVKGSSRALYEHHVKIIEAIEARDGVTAKKLIILHVNYLEKSLRKVIKQDT